In the Populus trichocarpa isolate Nisqually-1 chromosome 1, P.trichocarpa_v4.1, whole genome shotgun sequence genome, one interval contains:
- the LOC18094696 gene encoding COP1-interacting protein 7 isoform X4: MKSNTLLDYAVFELLPNLTRCDLFVSSNGNTEKLVSGPVKPFITHLKVAEEQASQAVQSIKLEVDRRRNAETWFTKGTLERFVRFVSSPEVLEMVNTFDAEMSQLEAARKIYSQGSGDQLSGALGRDGTGTTAGADATKKELLRAIDVRLAAVREDLATAYANASATGFNLDTVPDLQHFADRFGAHRLNEACTKFMLLCQRRPDLTNPWKPIVGDQVVRSSWGSDMSIDDPTEDESGSYLTRPHQNPFQNKHQQQQASQELQQIETTQTQFHLNQSKSSTYQQPNSSLATQQQTIQNENKEEEKKKEEAVTNSSTSLPSQSSRRLSVQDRINLFENKQKESSGGKPGAVGKSAELRRLSSDVSPATATATATEKAVLRRWSGASDMSIDLGNDKKDDNNIDSPLCTPSSSSVSGTKSNVFPVSSDDDKDQKGLNDTESAANLVKLETKSLSGLKDQGDLQTHGGGPARKEKEVNLKGKVNLKDQVGSLAQLRSSAGRGEESGVGDQVVLEKLKGTSGGEERTVGAKAQLSFQEKSRGFPDKVEIVAVKNQVDLQTQIGGFVGRVGNVASGNRIDDIKIRDQSSSQSRSGVSQTHTRSFSGQFEGGFGVKDKELPTKVTDLDLSASQTQQKLFKGEVDQARKEDTEQITEDDLEVSKMKVQKQPFLGPEQFRKLQGRRDESGSIHGSNKPSFPSKKYSESQESIGSQQVPSADQFQRVRQSKGNQELNDELKIKANELEKLFAEHKLRIPGDQSSSARRGKPSEVQSEQAASLQYRKPVAVEISPVQFQEKTVLERTGSSSDTGKFSTPPRKIVDHQDCGSSLRQSFSEISFSDDSRGKFYERYMQKRDAKLREEWGTKRLEKEAKLKAMQESLERSRAEMKAKFSCSADRQNSLSDTHRCAEKLRSFNFNSSTKREQPVDSIHSEEDEDLSEFPEQIYYGEDRSFNEVSLGGIASRSSQNKKLLLNRNSSSSTPRTTVVPVPRSSSKISNPSSGRRRVQSENPLAQSVPNFSDFRKENTKPLSGVSKAANRLQVRTYARSKSSSEEIPLAKEEKNQRSQSLRKSSAGPIEFKDLPPLNSDVVLAPLKFDKEQTEQIPYDKFSKNVESKPFLRKGNGIGPGSGATVAKLKAMVASETLKNEEFEESAFEAEDSVDESKEEEDEGLETTEIEDCANMDNGKPRLSLDSDKMGTSGSENDESLRSISQIDPSSVAELPASVPSTFHAVGSLQDSPGESPVSWNSRMQHPFSYPHETSDIDAYVDSPIGSPASWNSHSLTQTEADVARMRKKWGSAQKPILVANSSHNQSRKDVTKGFKRLLKFGRKSRGAEGLVDWISATTSEGDDDTEDGRDPANRSSEDLRKSRMGFSQGHPSDDGFNESELFNEQVQALHSSIPAPPANFKLRDDHLSGSSIKG, from the exons ATGAAATCCAATACACTTCTCGACTATGCTGTGTTTGAACTGTTGCCAAACCTGACACG ATGTGACTTGTTTGTTTCAAGCAATGGAAACACAGAGAAGCTTGTGTCTGGACCAGTAAAGCCATTTATAACTCATTTGAAGGTTGCAGAAGAACAAGCTTCACAGGCAGTCCAGTCAATTAAACTAGAGGTTGACCGGCGTAGAAATGCTGAGACCTGGTTCACAAAAGGAACACTTGAGAG GTTTGTGCGTTTTGTCAGTTCACCGGAGGTTTTAGAGATGGTCAATACATTTGATGCAGAGATGTCTCAGTTAGAAGCAGCCCGGAAAATATATTCTCAG GGGTCTGGAGATCAACTTTCTGGTGCTTTAG GCAGGGATGGAACAGGAACCACAGCAGGAGCTGATGCAACAAA GAAGGAGCTTCTAAGGGCGATTGATGTGAGGCTTGCTGCAGTTAGGGAGGATTTAGCCACAGCCTATGCTAATGCATCTGCTACTGGATTCAACCTTGACACTGTTCCAGACCTCCAGCATTTTGCAGATCGCTTTGGTGCCCATCGCTTGAA TGAGGCTTGTACCAAATTTATGTTACTGTGCCAGAGAAGACCAGACCTGACCAATCCATGGAAGCCAATTGTGGGGGATCAAGTGGTCCGGTCCTCGTGGGGATCTGACATGTCAATTGATGACCCCACTGAAGATGAAAGTGGTTCCTACCTGACCAGGCCCCACCAAAACCCATTCCAAAATAAACACCAACAGCAGCAAGCTAGCCAAGAACTACAACAAATAGAAACGACACAAACCCAATTCCACCTTAACCAATCCAAGTCCTCCACTTATCAACAGCCCAATTCCTCTCTCGCTACGCAGCAACAGACTATTCAGAACGAgaacaaggaagaagaaaagaagaaagaggaggCTGTGACTAATTCATCAACAAGTCTACCAAGCCAATCTTCTAGGAGACTCAGTGTTCAGGACAGGATCAACCTATTTGAGAACAAGCAGAAGGAGAGCTCAGGTGGCAAACCTGGAGCTGTAGGTAAATCTGCAGAGCTGAGGAGACTATCATCTGATGTTTCACCTGCAACTGCAACTGCAACTGCAACTGAAAAGGCTGTGTTGAGGAGATGGAGTGGTGCAAGTGATATGAGCATTGACTTGGGCAATGACAAGAAGGATGATAACAATATAGACAGCCCCTTGTGTACACCCTCTTCATCCTCTGTTTCTGGAACCAAAAGTAATGTGTTTCCTGTCTCATCAGATGATGATAAGGACCAGAAAGGGTTGAATGATACAGAAAGTGCAGCAAATTTAGTTAAGTTGGAGACTAAGAGCCTTTCTGGGTTGAAAGATCAGGGTGACTTGCAAACTCATGGTGGTGGGCCTGCGAGGAAGGAGAAGGAGGTGAATTTGAAGGGGAAAGTGAATTTGAAAGATCAAGTAGGGTCTCTGGCCCAGTTGAGGTCATCTGCAGGTAGAGGGGAGGAGTCAGGGGTGGGTGATCAGGTGGTTTTGGAGAAGTTGAAGGGTACTTCAGGTGGGGAAGAGAGGACTGTTGGAGCTAAAGCTCAACTGAGTTTTCAGGAGAAGTCGAGAGGTTTTCCAGATAAGGTGGAGATTGTTGCAGTGAAAAACCAGGTTGATCTGCAGACCCAGATTGGAGGTTTTGTGGGCAGGGTTGGGAATGTGGCGTCTGGGAATAGAATTGACGACATTAAAATAAGGGATCAGTCCTCGAGTCAGTCAAGGTCTGGGGTTTCTCAGACTCATACTAGATCTTTTTCAGGACAGTTTGAAGGTGGTTTTGGAGTGAAGGATAAGGAATTGCCAACTAAAGTGACTGACTTGGATCTGTCAGCTTCTCAGACACAGCAGAAATTGTTTAAGGGTGAAGTTGATCAGGCAAGGAAGGAGGACACTGAACAGATAACAGAGGATGATCTTGAAGTTTCAAAAATGAAGGTCCAGAAACAACCTTTTTTGGGTCCAGAGCAATTTAGGAAGCTGCAGGGTAGGAGGGATGAGAGTGGATCTATTCATGGAAGCAACAAGCCTAGCTTTCCCAGTAAAAAGTATTCTGAGAGTCAAGAGAGCATTGGTTCTCAGCAAGTACCATCAGCAGATCAGTTTCAAAGGGTGAGGCAGTCTAAGGGgaatcaagaattaaatgatGAGCTGAAGATAAAGGCAAATGAGCTTGAAAAGCTTTTTGCTGAACACAAACTTCGCATTCCTGGTGATCAATCCAGTTCTGCTCGGAGAGGCAAGCCTAGTGAAGTGCAATCTGAACAGGCAGCAAGTTTACAGTACAGAAAACCAGTAGCTGTAGAGATATCTCCTGTTCAGTTTCAGGAAAAGACGGTGCTTGAACGAACTGGGAGTTCTAGTGATACTGGAAAGTTTAGCACTCCACCAAGGAAGATAGTAGATCATCAGGACTGTGGCAGTTCTCTGAGGCAGAGTTTCTCTGAGATTAGTTTTTCAGATGATTCTAGAGGGAAATTTTATGAGAGGTACATGCAGAAAAGAGATGCAAAACTGAGGGAGGAGTGGGGTACAAAAAGATTGGAGAAGGAAGCCAAGTTGAAGGCCATGCAGGAAAGTCTTGAGCGGAGTAGAGCTGAGATGAAGGCAAAATTTTCTTGCTCTGCAGACAGACAAAATTCCTTGTCTGATACTCACAGATGTGCAGAAAAGCTCAgatcattcaattttaattcaAGTACGAAGAGAGAACAG CCAGTAGATTCCATTCATAGTGAAGAGGATGAAGATCTTTCCGAATTTCCAGAACAGATTTATTATGGAGAGGACAGATCATTCAATGAGGTGTCTTTAGGGGGCATTGCTTCTAGAAGCTCTCAAAACAAGAAGCTCTTGCTGAACAGAAATTCATCTTCATCCACCCCTCGCACCACAGTTGTGCCAGTTCCACGGTCATCATCCAAAATTTCCAACCCAAGTTCCGGGAGGCGGAGAGTACAATCAGAAAATCCTCTCGCACAGTCTGTTCCAAACTTCTCCGATTTCAGAAAAGAGAACACAAAGCCCTTGTCTGGAGTTAGCAAAGCAGCAAATCGCTTGCAGGTGAGAACCTATGCTCGCAGCAAGAGTTCCAGTGAAGAGATACCTCTGGCCAAGGAAGAAAAGAACCAGCGGTCTCAATCCTTGCGCAAAAGCTCTGCCGGTCCTATTGAGTTCAAGGATTTGCCCCCATTAAACTCGGATGTTGTTTTGGCACCATTGAAATTTGATAAAGAGCAAACTGAGCAGATCCCATATGACAAATTCTCAAAGAATGTGGAGTCAAAGCCTTTCCTCAGGAAGGGCAATGGCATAGGTCCTGGTTCTGGAGCAACTGTTGCGAAACTGAAAGCTATGGTAGCATCTGAGactttaaaaaatgaagaatttgaAGAATCAGCCTTTGAGGCAGAAGATTCAGTTGATGAgtcaaaggaagaagaagacgagGGACTTGAAACAACCGAGATTGAAGATTGTGCTAATATGGATAATGGCAAACCAAGACTAAGCCTGGATTCAGACAAGATGGGTACATCTGGATCCGAGAATGATGAATCTCTGAGATCTATTTCTCAAATTGATCCTTCTTCAGTTGCTGAATTGCCTGCGTCTGTGCCTTCAACATTCCATGCTGTAGGGTCTCTGCAGGACTCACCTGGGGAAAGCCCTGTGTCATGGAACTCACGCATGCAACATCCATTTTCCTACCCACATGAGACCTCAGATATTGATGCTTATGTGGACTCTCCAATTGGGAGTCCTGCATCATGGAATTCTCATTCTCTGACCCAAACAGAGGCTGATGTAGCTCGGATGAGGAAGAAGTGGGGAAGTGCGCAGAAACCTATTCTTGTTGCCAATTCATCCCATAATCAGTCTCGCAAGGATGTGACCAAAGGGTTCAAACGGTTGTTAAAGTTTGGAAGGAAAAGTCGTGGGGCAGAGGGTTTGGTTGATTGGATTTCTGCTACCACTTCTGAAGGAGATGATGATACAGAAGATGGGCGAGATCCTGCCAATCGGTCATCAGAAGATTTGAGGAAGTCAAGAATGGGATTCTCACAGGGTCACCCTTCAGATGATGGCTTTAATGAAAGTGAGTTGTTCAATGAGCAAG TTCAAGCATTACATAGCTCCATACCAGCACCTCCAGCAAACTTTAAATTGAGGGATGATCATTTGTCTGGAAGCTCTATTAAAG
- the LOC18094696 gene encoding COP1-interacting protein 7 isoform X3 codes for MKSNTLLDYAVFELLPNLTRCDLFVSSNGNTEKLVSGPVKPFITHLKVAEEQASQAVQSIKLEVDRRRNAETWFTKGTLERFVRFVSSPEVLEMVNTFDAEMSQLEAARKIYSQGSGDQLSGALGRDGTGTTAGADATKKELLRAIDVRLAAVREDLATAYANASATGFNLDTVPDLQHFADRFGAHRLNEACTKFMLLCQRRPDLTNPWKPIVGDQVVRSSWGSDMSIDDPTEDESGSYLTRPHQNPFQNKHQQQQASQELQQIETTQTQFHLNQSKSSTYQQPNSSLATQQQTIQNENKEEEKKKEEAVTNSSTSLPSQSSRRLSVQDRINLFENKQKESSGGKPGAVGKSAELRRLSSDVSPATATATATEKAVLRRWSGASDMSIDLGNDKKDDNNIDSPLCTPSSSSVSGTKSNVFPVSSDDDKDQKGLNDTESAANLVKLETKSLSGLKDQGDLQTHGGGPARKEKEVNLKGKVNLKDQVGSLAQLRSSAGRGEESGVGDQVVLEKLKGTSGGEERTVGAKAQLSFQEKSRGFPDKVEIVAVKNQVDLQTQIGGFVGRVGNVASGNRIDDIKIRDQSSSQSRSGVSQTHTRSFSGQFEGGFGVKDKELPTKVTDLDLSASQTQQKLFKGEVDQARKEDTEQITEDDLEVSKMKVQKQPFLGPEQFRKLQGRRDESGSIHGSNKPSFPSKKYSESQESIGSQQVPSADQFQRVRQSKGNQELNDELKIKANELEKLFAEHKLRIPGDQSSSARRGKPSEVQSEQAASLQYRKPVAVEISPVQFQEKTVLERTGSSSDTGKFSTPPRKIVDHQDCGSSLRQSFSEISFSDDSRGKFYERYMQKRDAKLREEWGTKRLEKEAKLKAMQESLERSRAEMKAKFSCSADRQNSLSDTHRCAEKLRSFNFNSSTKREQPVDSIHSEEDEDLSEFPEQIYYGEDRSFNEVSLGGIASRSSQNKKLLLNRNSSSSTPRTTVVPVPRSSSKISNPSSGRRRVQSENPLAQSVPNFSDFRKENTKPLSGVSKAANRLQVRTYARSKSSSEEIPLAKEEKNQRSQSLRKSSAGPIEFKDLPPLNSDVVLAPLKFDKEQTEQIPYDKFSKNVESKPFLRKGNGIGPGSGATVAKLKAMVASETLKNEEFEESAFEAEDSVDESKEEEDEGLETTEIEDCANMDNGKPRLSLDSDKMGTSGSENDESLRSISQIDPSSVAELPASVPSTFHAVGSLQDSPGESPVSWNSRMQHPFSYPHETSDIDAYVDSPIGSPASWNSHSLTQTEADVARMRKKWGSAQKPILVANSSHNQSRKDVTKGFKRLLKFGRKSRGAEGLVDWISATTSEGDDDTEDGRDPANRSSEDLRKSRMGFSQGHPSDDGFNESELFNEQVQALHSSIPAPPANFKLRDDHLSGSSIKAPRSFFSLSSFRSKGSDSKLR; via the exons ATGAAATCCAATACACTTCTCGACTATGCTGTGTTTGAACTGTTGCCAAACCTGACACG ATGTGACTTGTTTGTTTCAAGCAATGGAAACACAGAGAAGCTTGTGTCTGGACCAGTAAAGCCATTTATAACTCATTTGAAGGTTGCAGAAGAACAAGCTTCACAGGCAGTCCAGTCAATTAAACTAGAGGTTGACCGGCGTAGAAATGCTGAGACCTGGTTCACAAAAGGAACACTTGAGAG GTTTGTGCGTTTTGTCAGTTCACCGGAGGTTTTAGAGATGGTCAATACATTTGATGCAGAGATGTCTCAGTTAGAAGCAGCCCGGAAAATATATTCTCAG GGGTCTGGAGATCAACTTTCTGGTGCTTTAG GCAGGGATGGAACAGGAACCACAGCAGGAGCTGATGCAACAAA GAAGGAGCTTCTAAGGGCGATTGATGTGAGGCTTGCTGCAGTTAGGGAGGATTTAGCCACAGCCTATGCTAATGCATCTGCTACTGGATTCAACCTTGACACTGTTCCAGACCTCCAGCATTTTGCAGATCGCTTTGGTGCCCATCGCTTGAA TGAGGCTTGTACCAAATTTATGTTACTGTGCCAGAGAAGACCAGACCTGACCAATCCATGGAAGCCAATTGTGGGGGATCAAGTGGTCCGGTCCTCGTGGGGATCTGACATGTCAATTGATGACCCCACTGAAGATGAAAGTGGTTCCTACCTGACCAGGCCCCACCAAAACCCATTCCAAAATAAACACCAACAGCAGCAAGCTAGCCAAGAACTACAACAAATAGAAACGACACAAACCCAATTCCACCTTAACCAATCCAAGTCCTCCACTTATCAACAGCCCAATTCCTCTCTCGCTACGCAGCAACAGACTATTCAGAACGAgaacaaggaagaagaaaagaagaaagaggaggCTGTGACTAATTCATCAACAAGTCTACCAAGCCAATCTTCTAGGAGACTCAGTGTTCAGGACAGGATCAACCTATTTGAGAACAAGCAGAAGGAGAGCTCAGGTGGCAAACCTGGAGCTGTAGGTAAATCTGCAGAGCTGAGGAGACTATCATCTGATGTTTCACCTGCAACTGCAACTGCAACTGCAACTGAAAAGGCTGTGTTGAGGAGATGGAGTGGTGCAAGTGATATGAGCATTGACTTGGGCAATGACAAGAAGGATGATAACAATATAGACAGCCCCTTGTGTACACCCTCTTCATCCTCTGTTTCTGGAACCAAAAGTAATGTGTTTCCTGTCTCATCAGATGATGATAAGGACCAGAAAGGGTTGAATGATACAGAAAGTGCAGCAAATTTAGTTAAGTTGGAGACTAAGAGCCTTTCTGGGTTGAAAGATCAGGGTGACTTGCAAACTCATGGTGGTGGGCCTGCGAGGAAGGAGAAGGAGGTGAATTTGAAGGGGAAAGTGAATTTGAAAGATCAAGTAGGGTCTCTGGCCCAGTTGAGGTCATCTGCAGGTAGAGGGGAGGAGTCAGGGGTGGGTGATCAGGTGGTTTTGGAGAAGTTGAAGGGTACTTCAGGTGGGGAAGAGAGGACTGTTGGAGCTAAAGCTCAACTGAGTTTTCAGGAGAAGTCGAGAGGTTTTCCAGATAAGGTGGAGATTGTTGCAGTGAAAAACCAGGTTGATCTGCAGACCCAGATTGGAGGTTTTGTGGGCAGGGTTGGGAATGTGGCGTCTGGGAATAGAATTGACGACATTAAAATAAGGGATCAGTCCTCGAGTCAGTCAAGGTCTGGGGTTTCTCAGACTCATACTAGATCTTTTTCAGGACAGTTTGAAGGTGGTTTTGGAGTGAAGGATAAGGAATTGCCAACTAAAGTGACTGACTTGGATCTGTCAGCTTCTCAGACACAGCAGAAATTGTTTAAGGGTGAAGTTGATCAGGCAAGGAAGGAGGACACTGAACAGATAACAGAGGATGATCTTGAAGTTTCAAAAATGAAGGTCCAGAAACAACCTTTTTTGGGTCCAGAGCAATTTAGGAAGCTGCAGGGTAGGAGGGATGAGAGTGGATCTATTCATGGAAGCAACAAGCCTAGCTTTCCCAGTAAAAAGTATTCTGAGAGTCAAGAGAGCATTGGTTCTCAGCAAGTACCATCAGCAGATCAGTTTCAAAGGGTGAGGCAGTCTAAGGGgaatcaagaattaaatgatGAGCTGAAGATAAAGGCAAATGAGCTTGAAAAGCTTTTTGCTGAACACAAACTTCGCATTCCTGGTGATCAATCCAGTTCTGCTCGGAGAGGCAAGCCTAGTGAAGTGCAATCTGAACAGGCAGCAAGTTTACAGTACAGAAAACCAGTAGCTGTAGAGATATCTCCTGTTCAGTTTCAGGAAAAGACGGTGCTTGAACGAACTGGGAGTTCTAGTGATACTGGAAAGTTTAGCACTCCACCAAGGAAGATAGTAGATCATCAGGACTGTGGCAGTTCTCTGAGGCAGAGTTTCTCTGAGATTAGTTTTTCAGATGATTCTAGAGGGAAATTTTATGAGAGGTACATGCAGAAAAGAGATGCAAAACTGAGGGAGGAGTGGGGTACAAAAAGATTGGAGAAGGAAGCCAAGTTGAAGGCCATGCAGGAAAGTCTTGAGCGGAGTAGAGCTGAGATGAAGGCAAAATTTTCTTGCTCTGCAGACAGACAAAATTCCTTGTCTGATACTCACAGATGTGCAGAAAAGCTCAgatcattcaattttaattcaAGTACGAAGAGAGAACAG CCAGTAGATTCCATTCATAGTGAAGAGGATGAAGATCTTTCCGAATTTCCAGAACAGATTTATTATGGAGAGGACAGATCATTCAATGAGGTGTCTTTAGGGGGCATTGCTTCTAGAAGCTCTCAAAACAAGAAGCTCTTGCTGAACAGAAATTCATCTTCATCCACCCCTCGCACCACAGTTGTGCCAGTTCCACGGTCATCATCCAAAATTTCCAACCCAAGTTCCGGGAGGCGGAGAGTACAATCAGAAAATCCTCTCGCACAGTCTGTTCCAAACTTCTCCGATTTCAGAAAAGAGAACACAAAGCCCTTGTCTGGAGTTAGCAAAGCAGCAAATCGCTTGCAGGTGAGAACCTATGCTCGCAGCAAGAGTTCCAGTGAAGAGATACCTCTGGCCAAGGAAGAAAAGAACCAGCGGTCTCAATCCTTGCGCAAAAGCTCTGCCGGTCCTATTGAGTTCAAGGATTTGCCCCCATTAAACTCGGATGTTGTTTTGGCACCATTGAAATTTGATAAAGAGCAAACTGAGCAGATCCCATATGACAAATTCTCAAAGAATGTGGAGTCAAAGCCTTTCCTCAGGAAGGGCAATGGCATAGGTCCTGGTTCTGGAGCAACTGTTGCGAAACTGAAAGCTATGGTAGCATCTGAGactttaaaaaatgaagaatttgaAGAATCAGCCTTTGAGGCAGAAGATTCAGTTGATGAgtcaaaggaagaagaagacgagGGACTTGAAACAACCGAGATTGAAGATTGTGCTAATATGGATAATGGCAAACCAAGACTAAGCCTGGATTCAGACAAGATGGGTACATCTGGATCCGAGAATGATGAATCTCTGAGATCTATTTCTCAAATTGATCCTTCTTCAGTTGCTGAATTGCCTGCGTCTGTGCCTTCAACATTCCATGCTGTAGGGTCTCTGCAGGACTCACCTGGGGAAAGCCCTGTGTCATGGAACTCACGCATGCAACATCCATTTTCCTACCCACATGAGACCTCAGATATTGATGCTTATGTGGACTCTCCAATTGGGAGTCCTGCATCATGGAATTCTCATTCTCTGACCCAAACAGAGGCTGATGTAGCTCGGATGAGGAAGAAGTGGGGAAGTGCGCAGAAACCTATTCTTGTTGCCAATTCATCCCATAATCAGTCTCGCAAGGATGTGACCAAAGGGTTCAAACGGTTGTTAAAGTTTGGAAGGAAAAGTCGTGGGGCAGAGGGTTTGGTTGATTGGATTTCTGCTACCACTTCTGAAGGAGATGATGATACAGAAGATGGGCGAGATCCTGCCAATCGGTCATCAGAAGATTTGAGGAAGTCAAGAATGGGATTCTCACAGGGTCACCCTTCAGATGATGGCTTTAATGAAAGTGAGTTGTTCAATGAGCAAG TTCAAGCATTACATAGCTCCATACCAGCACCTCCAGCAAACTTTAAATTGAGGGATGATCATTTGTCTGGAAGCTCTATTAAAG